The segment CCCTGGAAGTTCTCCTGGTCGAACACATACATCTAATGGAAAGAGAGAAacctattattatcattttataaatcGATGTCCAAGCAGACATTCACATGTGTATGCTTATCTGAAAGCCTTACCTTGTAGGACATCATGCCCATCTCAGACTTCTTGCTCTGAGCTGCCTTGCCGTCGGTCTGGGAGGCAGTCTTTTTTTCTCCACTGGAAGACATGGCGCCTGGGGTAAAATTAATGACAGAGAAGTAAAACAAGGaatattcatataaatgttatatagctcagaaatgagagagaaaaaaatgagatTTAGAGAAATGAAATTTAAAGAAATGTCAGGGCTGACCACTAAAATATTTGATGGAAGATAGGGATGAAGTGTTTTAGGaaatgaaaaagacaaaaaactatataaaacataGGGGTCTTTGGGGGAAATAAAAGTGGTAGGGACAAAGGGAAGTGTGTTGGTGTTGATTATGGTAATGCAAATCATTATACTCTCCAAGCTGTTAGGTTATAGttgaatgtgtatgtgtgagtggatATTCTTCTTACCTGtgttcagtgagtgtgtgtgtccgtACCCAGGGTTCACTCTGAGAGTGTTTGCGTCTGACCGTGCTCCCAGCTCTTATACCCTGGCGCTGAGTCTGTGAGGATTACGCTGAAACAATGAAACATGCCGTGTTCAGCACACTTCACAGAAAAGAAGCCCCTCATCATCAGCACAGAGTGAGAAAAAGAGTATATGTGAGAGCCAGAGTTCCAACTTCAAACATACCACCACACAAGCTCAAACATTTCAGcctaataaataaacaatctatttttagagagactgaaattgaaataataattgAAGGTGACCCTTTTTTATACCACTTTGCCAGTGATTTAAGGGTGGTTAATACAGTTTTTATATTATCAGTACATTTGGGGCTAAGGATGTATCATAGTATATGTAGCACTGGGgagacaaaattaaataaataaaaggatttaattattataatttatatagtttatattttatacatttgccTTATCCACACAATATGGTTGTTCTACAactcattttataaataaatagtaaataattattattataacatacaaaaatcttaattaaataaatacaatataaatgtataaaaaccttGTGCAACAGAAAACATTAGTGAACAATCATCTGCTAATTTAACATGAATATTGGGAGAACATGTTCTCCTTCGACCAAGGATTCCACCATGTTGAGGGGTTGATTTTTAAAAGAACTTAAACTAAGTTGATTTGGGTTTGGTcgatatgtatttatatatttatattttgatctaaCCATTAATGTCCCAGTGGCATTCAGAAGTGGTCGGTAGGCCTATAGGTTTATTTATTCACACATTGTAGCTACTTTTATATCTCAATTTTTGACTGAGATATAATGTCTTTTTAGACATAAAAGAGATTTGAGATTTATGTCTCAATCTTGAATGTCACCCTTGCATCAAAAATGGGAACtttgaaaatgtaacttttttcacTGCAGCCATAGCAGCTCAGATACTTCAGTTCATTTCAAACCCACACTCAGCTGGAGCAAGTTCACTCAGCTAATCCCAGTATTTGGCGCGCATTGTGAGCAGGAGTGCTGACCTGCGCGATCATACTGGGAGCAAACCCTTTGTGTGCCCTTTCACCCAAAACACTGCACTGCACTTGCCAGTGAATGTGCTCACAACACCCATGTGGCACTTCTATAGTATATGCTGAGCTGGCGACCCTGTGGTCTGTCCCGCGAGCCCACCAGAACGCGCTTCACGCTCCCCGCGCGCACAATAGCGGGTGCGCGCACGCGGCGGGCGGTATAAAACCGAAGCGCCAGGTTCTCTCAAAGCTCCACGCGAAACCGGCGTTAAGGCGCGTGCCACACTCGAGCTCAGTGACTAAAACGGTAAGATCCCAAATTACATCTCACGGAGCTCATGgcacaattatacatttattatggcCTACTTTACAAACATCATATGGCCACATTATGTGAGTGGTTTATGATTCATATAAATCTAACAGTTGtactacattttattattaaaatagctACTTTAGTATATATCTATTATTATTTAAGTAACTTTTTCACATCTTTAACAATGATAAAGAACAGTTTACCTTGGTTTGTTTTGTTCATTACTAACatttaagtgttatttatttaacttaatttcaAAATTTGCAACTAATATCACTGATATTTATtatggtcttttatttttttattttatttaatttttatttttttagataaagaTGTATAGGTTCAATCGATCCGCCATGATGATGCCCATGATGAACTATGGCATGGGGATTGCCCCTTTCTTCAAGGTAAAAtgccattaaacacacacacacacacacacacacacgcacacacacaaatgttattAATGAAACAGATCAATAGAATATGGTTTCACCTTAATCTGGCATACaaactacattttcatttaagtcattatttttaaGGAACTTTTTCATGTATATCACAGGAAaacactttcaaaaataaataaaaaatcacaccaCACACTTAACCTGTGTGCTTTTGCTGTGCTAGGTGACTGTATTTGAGCAGGAACACTTCCAGGGAAAATGTCAGGAATTCACTTCAGAATGCTGCAACATCCAGGAGTGTGGCTTCGACAACATCCGTTCTATTCGCGTTGAGAGTGGCGCGTGAGTTACAGAATGTGTGCTTCCATACAGTATGCTCTAGGGAGCTTTCAGCCAGTAATGTTTGCCCATGTTTTACTGGATGTTCTCTCTCTCAATAGCTGGGTGGGTTATGAGCACCACGACTTCCAGGGACAGCAGTTCATCCTGGAGAGAGGAGAGTATCCTCACTGGGATTCCTACAGTGGAAACCTGTCCTACCATGTGGAGAGACTCATGTCTTTTAGACCTGTTTACTGTGCTGTGAGTTCTTCATTTCCTTTCATATACTAGAAATGGTAAAGGAATACAGTATTTTGTGCTGgctaatatgtaatatttattcaaCAAGTGAAGTCTCCATAAcaagatttaaaattaaaaagcaaGTTGCATTGGAGTGGTCATGGGATCTCAACATAGCAGCCCTAATAGGTCAACAGTTGAGATTAGCTATATACTTTATATCATAGATAATATATGTAAAGGTAGATACCACATTTGACACTGTCTACATGTTCACCATCTCACAATAAAACTCAATGAGTTTTGTCAGTCAATGAGATACCACAACAGCAGCCTCTGGTTGTAAAAAATGCAGAGATTTAAATTCCTCAAAAAACTGCATAAACTTTCACAGGTAAAAATGTGGTGGTTTGTGTTTCTAATATATATTAACTCAGTATTACagcttttaaatgtaatattagcgAACAATTGCATCTTGTTTTTTGGTAGTTTACCAAAATAATCTGCTGAAGTCTATTGCAGATAAAGATATTCATAAAGAGTTGCAGACATACAGGCAACCTGTTCTCGATTGTTCACAGACTGGATGTGACCATTCCAATATGGCGGACAGCTTATGTATAGCAGCCCATAAAAATATAGACATCTACCTAaacatatatatggtatatattgcTTTATGAATGCATACTGTATGTATTCAGGTAACATTGGATATTCTTAATGGATAGTATACTGGTAGatattttgtgtatgtgttttatcTTTCAGTTAATAtgtctatttagctttatttttatttcagtactATAATTAGTAATTTTggtattttaacttattttatttcatttagttgcaGAGGCAACATTTCaagtttttcatttagtttttttatctttattttacatattcttctatttcagctttaatttaattaacagaaatgttttaaatagttttatttaacaacAACAGCACTGATATAATCTCTTGAATATGTGGATATTCAGGGttaatctctctcgctctcccctCAGTCCCACCAGAGCAGTCGCATGACCATCTTCGAGAGGGAGAACTTCCTGGGGCGCAGTGTGGAGCTGTGTGATGACTACCCCTCTCTGCAGGCCATGGGATGGTGTGGTCCTGAAGTGGGCTCCATGCATGTGCAGTGTGGCGCGTGAGTCTCTTCTCTGTATTTTAATGTTCTCCTATTGGCACAGAAGTACCTAACACTCGTTTCGCCATCTATGTGTGTAGTTTTGTGTGTTACGAGTTCCCAGGATACAGGGGAAAGCAGTACATCATGGAGTGTGAAAGGCACAGCGGAGACTTTCAGCACTGGAGAAACTGGGGTTCCCACAGCCAGACCCCTCAGATCCAGTCCATCCGCAGAATCCAGCACTAAGAGCTCAGGCTCACCTCAGGCTCAGGGGACACTTCACTGATCACCCTGCCGCCCGACAAACAcactttacacatacacacactcacacagttttTCCTAATGAGTGTCTTTTTGTTGCTAGGAACACACATGGCACACATACCATCATATTTTACATGAGGGTGCCAATCACATTTCTGACTATGACTAATGTCAGGTGCTTAACAACACCCTCCCGAGGTGCTCAACACAACTGATGCAAACCAAAGCTAAGTTAGGCCATATCCCCGGAGGGGGACTGGCTGAGAGCTCAGAACAAAAACATCAgacaaataaatacttaataaataaatttgtgttCACTTCAGTGACTCAGTTCTGTGCAGTTATTGTGTGTC is part of the Carassius carassius chromosome 33, fCarCar2.1, whole genome shotgun sequence genome and harbors:
- the LOC132114247 gene encoding beta-crystallin A1-like, with translation MCSQHPCGTSIVYAELATLWSVPRAHQNALHAPRAHNSGCAHAAGGIKPKRQVLSKLHAKPALRRVPHSSSVTKTIKMYRFNRSAMMMPMMNYGMGIAPFFKVTVFEQEHFQGKCQEFTSECCNIQECGFDNIRSIRVESGAWVGYEHHDFQGQQFILERGEYPHWDSYSGNLSYHVERLMSFRPVYCASHQSSRMTIFERENFLGRSVELCDDYPSLQAMGWCGPEVGSMHVQCGAFVCYEFPGYRGKQYIMECERHSGDFQHWRNWGSHSQTPQIQSIRRIQH